A stretch of Castanea sativa cultivar Marrone di Chiusa Pesio chromosome 2, ASM4071231v1 DNA encodes these proteins:
- the LOC142625775 gene encoding electron transfer flavoprotein subunit beta, mitochondrial yields the protein MKIMVAVKRVIDYAVKIRVKPDKTGVETQNVKMSMNPFCEIALEEALRIKEAGMASEVVAVSMGPAQCVDTLRTGLAMGADRAIHVDATGPLYPLSVAKLFKALVELEKPGLLILGKQAIDDDCNQTGQMVAGLLGWPQGTFASKVVLDKEKQLATVDREVDGGLETLCMDLPAVITTDLRLNQPRYATLPNIMKAKSKVIKKYTPQELNVEIKSELEVLQVTEPPKRKAGVIVSSVDELIDKLKNEAHVI from the exons ATGAAGATAATGGTGGCCGTAAAGCGAGTGATCGACTACGCCGTCAAAATCCGAGTCAAACCCGACAAA ACGGGCGTGGAGACCCAGAACGTGAAGATGTCGATGAACCCATTCTGCGAGATAGCGCTGGAGGAGGCTCTAAGAATCAAAGAGGCTGGCATGGCCTCTGAGGTTGTGGCTGTCAGTATGGGTCCAGCTCAGTGCGTCGATACGCTCAGAACTGGTCTGGCTATGGGCGCTGATCGAGCTATTCATGTGGACGCCACTGGACCTCTCTATCCACTCTCTGTTGCCAAGCTTTTCAAGGCCCTTGTGGAACTTGAGAAACCTGGTCTTCTCATTCTCGGCAAACAG GCCATAGATGATGATTGCAATCAAACAGGGCAAATGGTTGCAGGGCTGCTTGGTTGGCCACAGGGGACCTTTGCTTCAAAG GTGGTGTTAGATAAGGAGAAGCAACTGGCAACGGTGGATAGAGAAGTTGATGGTGGTCTTGAGACCTTATGTATGGACTTACCAGCTGTAATCAC CACTGATTTGAGGCTGAATCAACCTAGGTATGCAACACTCCCCAACATaatgaaagcaaaatcaaaGGTCATAAAGAAATACACTCCACAGGAATTAAACGTCGAAATCAAATCCGAATTAGAGGTTCTTCAGGTCACTGAACCTCCTAAGAGAAAAGCAGGGGTTATAGTTTCTTCTGTGGACGAGCTGATTGACAAGCTTAAAAATGAAGCTCATGTCATCTGA